Part of the Kitasatospora sp. NBC_01266 genome, TGGGCGTTGGCGTCGGTGGGTCCGCCGTGGGTGGCCCAGCGGGTGTGGCCGATGCCGGTGGTGCCGCCGGGAAGAGGGGTCTCCGCGAGCGACTTCTCAAGGTTGACGAGCTTTCCGGCCCGCTTGTCGGTGGCGAGACTCCACTGCCCGGAGGAGCCCGCCGTCTGGATGGCCACGCCCGCCGAGTCGTACCCTCGGTACTCCAGGCGCTGCAGCCCTGCGATCACTACGTCGAGCGCGGGCTGGAAGCCCACGTAACCAACAATTCCGCACATATGTTTCATCATAAGGGCGCTTCCTGAGCGAAAGCCGTCCTTGTGTTTCGCTAGGGCCACCCTTGGGGCAACAGCTGGTGACCGACACCACAGCGCCCGCCCACCCCCGGACGGCCCACAATGGACCATGTGCTGACCGAACTCTGTAGCCAGGGCGCACCCTCGACGCCCAGCCCGTCGCCGTCCCCGTACGTCGATCTGTCCCGGGCCGAGTGGAGCGCCCTGCGCGACCGCACTCCCCTGCCGCTGAGCGCGGCCGAGGTGGAGCAACTACGCGGCCTCGGCACAGCACTGGACCTGGACGAGGTCCGTGACGTCTACCTGCCGCTGTCCCGGCTGCTCAACCTCTACATCCACGCCACCCACGAACTGCGCGGGGCACTGGGCACCTTCCTGGACACCCCGGACACCGAGCGCACCCGCACCCCGTTCATCATCGGGGTGGCCGGCTCGGTGGCGGTCGGCAAGTCCACCACCGCCCGCCTGCTGCAGGCGCTGCTGGCCCGCTGGCCCGAGCACCCCCGGGTCGAACTGGTCACCACCGACGGCTTCCTGCTGCCCAACGAGGAGCTGCGCCGGCGCGGCCTGATGGCCCGTAAGGGCTTCCCCGAGTCCTACGACCGCCGGGCCCTGATGCGCTTCGTGGCGGACGTGAAGGCGGGCAAGCAGCAGGTCTCGGCCCCGGTGTACTCGCACCTGGTCTACGACATCGTGCCGGGCGAGCGGCTGGTGGTGCAGCGCCCGGACATCCTGATCGTCGAGGGCCTGAACGTGCTGCAGCCCGCGCTGCCCGGCACCGACGGCCGCACCCGGCTCGCGGTGGCCGACTACTTCGACTTCTCGATCTACGTGGACGCCCGCACCGACGACATCGAGAACTGGTACCTGTCCCGCTTCAAGAAGCTGCGGGACACCGCCTTCCTCGACCCCAGCTCCTACTTCCGCCGGTTCACCGAGGTGCCGGAGGAGGAGGCGATGGAGTACGGCCGCCAGGTCTGGCGCACCATCAACAAGCCCAACCTGCTGGAGAACGTGCTGCCGACCCGGGGGCGGGCCACCCTGATCCTGCAGAAGGGCGCCGACCACAAGGTCCGTCGCGCCCTTCTGCGCAAGCTCTGAGCCCCAGCGGGGCTCGGAGCAGCGGGACTTGAGCCGCCGTCAGATCGCGAGCTGCTCGCGGACGACGGCGGCCAGCTTCCCGGCCACCGCCTCGGCCTGGTCGTGGTCGGCGGCCTCGACCATCACCCTCACCAGCGGCTCGGTGCCGGACGGGCGCAGCAACACCCGTCCGGTGCTGCCGAGTTCGGCCGCAGCCGCGGCAACAGCCGCGGTCAGCTCGGCACTGTCGGCCACCCGGCTCTTGTCCACACCCTTGACGTTGATCAGCACCTGCGGCAGCCGGGTCATCACGGCGGCCAGGTCGGCCAGCGGCTGCTTGGTGGCGGCCAGTCGGGCGCCCAGCATCAGGCCGGTCAGGGTGCCGTCGCCGGTGGTCGCGTGGTCCAGCAGGATCACGTGGCCGGACTGCTCGCCGCCCAGCGCGTAGCCGTGCTCCTTCATCGCCTCCAGCACGTAGCGGTCCCCCACCGCCGTCTCGACCAGGGCGATGCCCTCGCGCTCCATGGCCAGCTTGAAGCCCAGGTTGGCCATCACGGTGCCGACCGCGGTGTTGCCGCGCAGCGTGCCGGCCTCGCGCATGGCCACCGCCAGGATCGCGATGATCTGGTCGCCGTCCACCTCGTTGCCCTCGGTGTCGGCGGCCAGGCAGCGGTCGGCGTCGCCGTCCAGCGCGATGCCCAGGTCGGCCCGGTGCTCGCGCATCGCCTGGCACAGCCCGCCCAGGTGGGTGGAGCCGACGCCGTCGTTGATGTTCAGGCCGGTCGGCTCGGTGCCCAGCGTGTAGACCACCTCGGCACCGGCCCGGGCG contains:
- the coaA gene encoding type I pantothenate kinase; translation: MDHVLTELCSQGAPSTPSPSPSPYVDLSRAEWSALRDRTPLPLSAAEVEQLRGLGTALDLDEVRDVYLPLSRLLNLYIHATHELRGALGTFLDTPDTERTRTPFIIGVAGSVAVGKSTTARLLQALLARWPEHPRVELVTTDGFLLPNEELRRRGLMARKGFPESYDRRALMRFVADVKAGKQQVSAPVYSHLVYDIVPGERLVVQRPDILIVEGLNVLQPALPGTDGRTRLAVADYFDFSIYVDARTDDIENWYLSRFKKLRDTAFLDPSSYFRRFTEVPEEEAMEYGRQVWRTINKPNLLENVLPTRGRATLILQKGADHKVRRALLRKL
- the glmM gene encoding phosphoglucosamine mutase, with product MARLFGTDGVRGVANIGLTAELALGLSMAAAHVLGDAGDLGGRRPVAVVGRDPRASGEFLEAAVIAGLAGSGVDVLRVGVLPTPAVAYLTGALGADFGVMLSASHNAMPDNGIKFLARGGHKLDDAIEDAIETDYRHYLSGAEPIRQRPTGSVVGRVHEYTEGVDKYVAHLIGVLPNRLDGIKVVIDGAHGAAARVAPEAFARAGAEVVYTLGTEPTGLNINDGVGSTHLGGLCQAMREHRADLGIALDGDADRCLAADTEGNEVDGDQIIAILAVAMREAGTLRGNTAVGTVMANLGFKLAMEREGIALVETAVGDRYVLEAMKEHGYALGGEQSGHVILLDHATTGDGTLTGLMLGARLAATKQPLADLAAVMTRLPQVLINVKGVDKSRVADSAELTAAVAAAAAELGSTGRVLLRPSGTEPLVRVMVEAADHDQAEAVAGKLAAVVREQLAI